In one window of Lacticaseibacillus casei DSM 20011 = JCM 1134 = ATCC 393 DNA:
- a CDS encoding helix-turn-helix transcriptional regulator: MGKDLHEFTMEHTVDLDDYFTKIVKDSSFRQTYAPEKNKMASALALLEAREEAGLTQAKLAEKSGVPKTTIVRIENGSNTTIETLTKLANALGRPLTLRIDPMSAL; the protein is encoded by the coding sequence ATGGGCAAAGACTTGCACGAATTTACGATGGAACATACAGTTGATCTCGATGATTATTTTACCAAAATAGTGAAGGATTCTTCTTTCAGGCAAACTTACGCCCCGGAAAAGAATAAGATGGCAAGCGCACTGGCTTTGTTGGAAGCCCGTGAAGAAGCAGGTCTGACTCAAGCCAAACTAGCGGAGAAATCTGGCGTTCCCAAGACAACGATTGTCCGGATCGAGAACGGAAGCAATACCACGATTGAAACGTTGACAAAACTTGCCAATGCTTTGGGTCGACCACTGACATTGAGGATTGACCCAATGTCTGCACTTTAA
- a CDS encoding PadR family transcriptional regulator, with amino-acid sequence MAQDLHTQMLKGILQGCVLIILSRGEYYGYTLSQELEKYGFAEISKGTIYPLLMALEKKGLITSRLRSSPDGPPRKYYQVTSDGMVARHDFIQQWHQLSQHVTQLLAAEEGMSHDDQGKPAH; translated from the coding sequence ATGGCCCAGGATTTGCACACACAAATGCTCAAAGGCATCTTACAAGGTTGCGTCTTGATCATACTAAGCCGTGGAGAATACTATGGCTATACTTTAAGCCAAGAACTGGAAAAGTATGGCTTTGCCGAAATTTCCAAAGGCACCATTTACCCACTGCTCATGGCTTTGGAGAAAAAGGGGCTGATCACCAGCCGGTTACGTTCATCACCGGACGGTCCCCCGCGTAAGTATTATCAAGTTACTTCGGACGGTATGGTTGCGCGTCACGATTTTATCCAGCAATGGCACCAATTATCACAGCATGTTACCCAATTATTAGCCGCAGAGGAGGGCATGAGCCATGACGACCAAGGAAAACCAGCTCATTGA
- the rpsD gene encoding 30S ribosomal protein S4, protein MSRYTGPRWKQSRRLGLSLSGTGKELARRPYAPGDHGANNRRKISEYGQQLREKQKLRWMYGLNERQFQNLFLRAGKIKEGTHGDNFIILLETRLDNVVFRLGLASSRPQARQLVNHGHITVDGKRVDIPSYEVQPGQVIGLRERSQNLAIVNDAIENTVSRPAYVTFDDNKKEGSLVRLPERGELEPEVDESLVVEYYNQKL, encoded by the coding sequence ATGTCTCGTTATACTGGTCCTCGCTGGAAGCAAAGCCGTCGTCTCGGCTTGTCCCTTTCCGGCACTGGTAAAGAATTAGCTCGTCGTCCTTATGCACCTGGTGATCATGGTGCCAACAACCGTCGGAAGATCTCCGAATACGGTCAGCAATTGCGTGAAAAGCAAAAGCTACGTTGGATGTACGGCTTAAACGAACGTCAATTCCAGAACCTGTTCCTGCGCGCCGGCAAGATCAAAGAAGGTACCCATGGTGATAACTTCATAATCCTGCTCGAAACCCGCTTGGACAACGTGGTTTTCCGCTTAGGTCTGGCTTCCAGCCGTCCGCAAGCACGCCAACTTGTTAACCACGGTCACATCACCGTTGATGGCAAGCGCGTTGATATTCCTTCCTACGAAGTACAGCCTGGTCAAGTGATCGGTCTTCGCGAACGCTCACAAAACCTCGCCATCGTCAATGACGCCATCGAGAACACCGTTTCCCGTCCGGCTTACGTCACCTTTGACGACAACAAGAAGGAAGGCTCCCTCGTTCGCTTACCAGAACGTGGCGAACTCGAACCAGAAGTTGACGAATCACTGGTTGTTGAATACTATAACCAGAAACTTTAA
- a CDS encoding GAF domain-containing protein, with translation MTTLDPIIIDQLDGLLTGETNPITALANASALLNDSMTDLNWAGFYLFNTKTGQLDLGPFQGKVACMHIQPGKGVVGTSFQQQSVIRVANVHEFAGHIACDSASNAEIVVPINVDGKTVAIMDIDSPKFDRFSEEDEKILTQFGQTLAAHLDTAALNTVY, from the coding sequence ATGACGACTCTCGATCCCATCATTATCGACCAACTCGATGGCTTACTCACAGGCGAAACCAACCCTATTACCGCACTCGCTAATGCCAGCGCGTTGCTAAACGATAGCATGACCGACCTCAACTGGGCAGGTTTCTACCTTTTTAATACCAAAACCGGTCAACTCGACCTTGGACCCTTCCAAGGCAAAGTTGCCTGCATGCACATTCAGCCAGGCAAAGGCGTTGTCGGCACCAGCTTCCAGCAACAATCTGTCATCCGCGTTGCGAACGTTCACGAATTTGCCGGCCACATTGCTTGCGATTCCGCCAGCAATGCCGAAATCGTGGTTCCTATCAATGTTGACGGTAAAACAGTTGCCATCATGGACATCGATTCGCCAAAATTCGATCGGTTTAGCGAAGAAGACGAAAAGATCCTGACGCAATTCGGGCAGACACTGGCCGCACACCTTGACACTGCCGCGTTAAACACGGTATACTAG
- the ezrA gene encoding septation ring formation regulator EzrA, with protein MIWFFIIVVIIIVAAGGVWWLQHYFQTRIKNLDEKVEAIDIGALSSQIRSIEQLKLTGDSLATFGKWERAFDQLNDHDLADLQKILLDLEDQVRRFRFDHASKIAKVLEGKIETARHQYELISDALQDIRHDEADNRSKMLRLRDDYQVSRKTILAKSFVFGDAQPALEQRLQQLAQLFQKIDQINNDGDHQTAKAEIKQLAEQMVELKKQVKELPPLVNEQVNEFPGQINEIQHGYRQLTTAHYVFTDDIPGMVADVEAKMKDANATLKSIDVAATAAANAEIEAEIDKMYAIMEKEMQAKKRVDAATPDLRRFIDHALRQNRELQTELEHLDQSYTLNHHEIKTAKNLKMQLDTIDANYTKDTDAIEAGKAVYSDVIGRFDAAKEQLTEIEKHQVQINQDVAGLKKGEIVANKQAENFELDMRNIKHEIVRHHLPGLPQDYVDQVKHVTSEIEQLNHDLNQVKIDMDAIAKFLIKIANDIEDLKKATSALIDAAGLTEELMQYANRYKTTVKPVADAVKHATELYLHFDYQQAADTLATALEQTEQGSYQKVEDAYLARKKASLY; from the coding sequence ATGATCTGGTTCTTTATTATCGTCGTGATTATAATTGTGGCCGCTGGCGGTGTCTGGTGGCTGCAGCATTATTTTCAGACTCGCATCAAGAACTTAGACGAAAAGGTCGAGGCGATTGATATTGGTGCGCTTTCGAGTCAAATCCGCAGCATTGAGCAACTGAAGCTGACCGGCGACAGCCTTGCGACGTTTGGCAAATGGGAGCGGGCTTTTGATCAATTAAACGATCATGACTTGGCAGATCTCCAGAAAATTTTGCTTGATTTGGAAGATCAGGTCAGACGATTCCGGTTTGATCACGCCTCTAAGATTGCAAAAGTGTTGGAAGGCAAAATCGAAACGGCCCGCCACCAATATGAACTGATTAGTGATGCCTTGCAGGATATTCGGCATGATGAAGCAGATAATCGGAGCAAAATGTTGCGGCTGCGGGATGATTATCAGGTTTCCCGCAAGACCATCCTTGCCAAAAGTTTTGTTTTCGGCGATGCCCAGCCGGCGTTGGAACAACGGCTGCAACAACTCGCCCAGTTATTCCAAAAAATCGACCAGATCAACAACGATGGCGATCACCAAACAGCCAAGGCAGAGATTAAGCAGTTGGCTGAACAAATGGTCGAGTTAAAAAAGCAGGTCAAAGAATTGCCACCGCTGGTCAATGAACAGGTCAATGAGTTCCCTGGTCAGATTAACGAGATTCAACATGGCTATCGGCAATTAACCACCGCTCATTATGTCTTCACGGATGATATCCCAGGCATGGTGGCGGACGTCGAAGCGAAAATGAAAGACGCGAATGCCACATTGAAGTCGATTGACGTGGCTGCGACTGCCGCGGCCAATGCCGAAATCGAAGCCGAGATCGACAAGATGTATGCGATTATGGAAAAGGAAATGCAAGCCAAGAAGCGGGTTGACGCGGCTACCCCTGACTTGCGGCGTTTCATTGACCATGCGTTGCGTCAGAATCGCGAGCTACAAACCGAGCTGGAGCATCTGGATCAAAGTTATACCCTGAATCATCATGAAATCAAAACGGCCAAAAATCTAAAAATGCAACTCGACACGATTGATGCCAATTATACGAAAGACACTGATGCCATCGAGGCCGGCAAAGCGGTTTATTCTGATGTGATTGGCAGGTTTGATGCGGCTAAAGAACAATTAACCGAAATTGAAAAGCACCAGGTTCAAATTAATCAAGATGTGGCCGGTTTGAAGAAAGGCGAGATTGTTGCCAATAAGCAGGCAGAAAACTTTGAGCTTGATATGCGCAATATCAAACATGAAATTGTTCGCCACCACTTGCCGGGACTGCCGCAGGATTATGTAGATCAGGTGAAGCATGTCACCTCGGAAATCGAACAGCTGAATCACGATTTGAATCAAGTTAAAATCGATATGGATGCGATTGCGAAGTTCTTGATTAAAATTGCCAACGATATTGAGGATTTGAAGAAGGCAACCAGTGCGTTGATAGATGCTGCCGGTCTGACTGAAGAATTGATGCAGTATGCTAACCGCTACAAGACAACGGTTAAGCCGGTGGCCGATGCCGTGAAGCATGCCACGGAACTTTATTTGCATTTTGATTATCAGCAGGCTGCGGATACACTTGCCACGGCGCTGGAACAGACCGAGCAGGGGAGTTATCAGAAGGTTGAAGATGCTTATCTTGCACGGAAGAAAGCTTCATTATATTAG